One genomic region from Anopheles bellator chromosome 2, idAnoBellAS_SP24_06.2, whole genome shotgun sequence encodes:
- the LOC131210660 gene encoding uncharacterized protein LOC131210660, with amino-acid sequence MSLETVIEKVKARVAAVDPNGPRKVLAVFQFNIKTADGVVPYVIDLKQLKVEKGTASDADVTVGISLEDLVAVSAKTLPLGDALAQGKLDIQGDATMAAKLAEVI; translated from the exons ATGTCGTTGGAGACGGTTATCGAAAAGGTGAAGGCACGCGTTGCCGCCGTCGATCCGAACGGACCCCGCAAGGTGCTGGCCGTGTTTCAGTTCAACATCAAAACGGCCGACGGAGTCGTGCCGTATG TGATCGATCTGAAGCAGTTGAAGGTAGAGAAGGGAACGGCTTCCGATGCGGATGTGACCGTCGGGATCAGCTTGGAAGATCTGGTCGCGGTGAGCGCCAAGACGCTGCCACTGGGTGATGCACTGGCACAGGGAAAGCTGGACATCCAGGGCGATGCCACCATGGCCGCTAAGCTAGCCGAAGTCATCTAG